One stretch of Arachis hypogaea cultivar Tifrunner chromosome 20, arahy.Tifrunner.gnm2.J5K5, whole genome shotgun sequence DNA includes these proteins:
- the LOC112783279 gene encoding fatty acid amide hydrolase — protein sequence MVKKLEMLPAKDVDLSSVKYEHEVVKAPHLTGFVFRFFVRILELPLIGPAIMTHLKKDNKIDQLLRHTVIPEGPMFKPEYPPRETEPGVVVLDEDGSPASRVESALKCLPQYDPSKSWEDSSLPFRYWKIRDYAHAYRSGKVTPSMVAERIISVIEENCRIKPPAPLLISFAAAEVRKQAAASTQRFEAGNPLSILDGIFIAIKDDIDLYPHPSKGASTWMHEVRTVKEDAICVSRLRSCGVIFVGKANMHEFGMGTTGNNPNYGTTRNPHAPDRYTGGSSSGPAAIVASGICSAALGTDGGGSVRIPSSLCGVVGLKSNYGRTSMQGSLCDSGTVEIIGPIASSVEDIMLVYAAILGASPENRISLRPSPPCLPALSLDDSDILGSLRIGKYTAWFNDVHSTEVSDKCEDALNLLTKAHGCEIIEIVIPELHEMRTAHVVSIGSECLSSLNADCEDGKGVKSTYDTRTSMVLFRSFTAADYIAAQRIRRRIMHYHMEIFKKVDIIVTPTTGMTAPKIPPSALQSGETDMQTTAYLMRFIIAGNLLGLPAISVPVGYDKSGLPIGLQVIGRPWAEATILRIASAVERLCGESKKRPLQYHDVLRSN from the exons ATGGTGAAGAAGCTTGAAATGTTGCCGGCGAAGGACGTGGATTTGTCCTCCGTCAAATATGAACATGAAGTTGTCAAAG CTCCGCATTTGACTGGATTCGTGTTTCGATTCTTTGTGAGGATACTTGAACTTCCACTGATAGGTCCTGCTATCATGACTCATTTGAAGAAGGACAACAAAATTGATCAG TTACTGCGGCATACTGTGATACCAGAAGGACCGATGTTTAAACCTGAATATCCACCTCGAG AAACGGAACCTGGTGTTGTAGTCCTTGATGAAGATGGGAGCCCTGCAAGCCGAGTTGAGTCTGCCTTGAAGTGTCTGCCACAGTATGATCCTTCTAAATCCTGGGAAGATTCATCCTTACCCTTTCGGTACTGGAAGATACGAGACTATGCTCATGCCTATCGATCTGGAAAAGTAACCCCGTCTATG GTTGCTGAGCGCATCATCTCAGTTATAGAGGAGAATTGCAGAATTAAGCCACCAGCGCCACTTTTGATATCGTTTGCTGCTGCAGAAGTCCGGAAGCAGGCAGCAGCATCTACTCAGAGGTTCGAAGCAG GAAATCCGTTATCAATATTAGATGGAATTTTCATCGCGATCAAAGATGATATAGACTTGTATCCCCATCCATCTAAGG GTGCAAGTACGTGGATGCATGAGGTACGTACTGTAAAGGAGGATGCAATCTGTGTTTCAAGGCTGCGTAGCTGTGGTGTCATTTTTGTTGGGAAGGCAAATATGCATGAGTTTGGAATGGGTACAACTGGAAATAATCCTAACTACGG AACTACAAGAAATCCTCATGCACCTGATAGGTATACTGGTGGATCTTCTTCTGGTCCAGCTGCAATTGTGGCGTCTGGAATATGTTCTGCTGCACTGGGAACTGATGGTGGAG GTTCTGTTCGTATTCCTTCTTCCCTTTGTGGTGTGGTGGGACTGAAATCAAATTATGGGCGAACAAGCATGCAGGG GTCATTATGTGATAGTGGAACGGTAGAAATTATTGGACCGATTGCTTCATCAGTAGAGGATATCATGCTAGT GTATGCGGCAATATTGGGTGCATCACCAGAAAATAGAATCAGCTTGAGGCCG TCACCACCTTGCTTGCCAGCTTTGTCATTAGATGATTCAGATATTTTGGGATCATTAAGAATAGGGAAGTATACAGCG TGGTTTAATGATGTTCATTCGACTGAAGTCTCCGACAAATGTGAGGATGCTCTGAATCTGTTGACAAAGGCGCATGGTTGTGAA ATAATAGAGATTGTTATACCAGAGCTTCATGAGATGCGAACTGCCCATGTTGTTTCCATTGGCTCGGAATGCTTATCTTCATTGAATGCTGATTGTGAAGACGG GAAAGGGGTAAAATCAACATATGATACACGGACTAGTATGGTACTTTTTCGGTCGTTTACAGCAGCAGATTATATTGCAGCCCAACGTATTAG ACGAAGGATTATGCATTATCACATGGAAATTTTCAAGAAGGTGGATATCATAGTGACACCAACAACTGG CATGACAGCACCCAAGATCCCTCCTAGTGCTCTGCAAAGTGGTGAGACAGATATGCAGACAACAG CTTACCTTATGCGATTCATTATAGCGGGGAATCTTCTGGGACTCCCTGCTATTAGTGTCCCG GTTGGTTACGATAAATCAGGACTTCCAATAGGTTTGCAGGTGATAGGCCGACCGTGGGCGGAAGCTACAATTCTGCGTATAGCATCTGCAGTGGAG
- the LOC112782367 gene encoding uncharacterized protein: MAMENNYSYPSYPDSGDSSPRSREIDFENPPPWDDQQPPPNYKAKFMCSYGGKIQPRTHDNQLSYVAGETKILAVDLNIKFNAMIAKLSALCGCDPKDLSFKYQLPGEDLDALISVTNDDDLDHMMHEYDRLYRASARPARMRLFLFQANTTNTNSNNNLPPSSDNRLDPVQPDPLKPNPNVDYLFGLEKNTAVNVAPQQLQPPAPSPPAAPVPVKFHDTVPEPVPPPPEYQQRVAVNTSDRVVGSDPNLSHPLEVQRQFQRMQISESDQAAAYRRKSEEALVGNYAPTGGDYYAQKAPPASAPLQPGYWPDKHVSSEAYHQAASSAAGGGEPPVYVIPAHGAFYHHAPVVRPQTPPPTTQGYYAVQRMASDGYREAPLYGGVPPHKPPFSSAAPANMAPPQPLKGPGYTEGFGVVRPVGMQDNTGAAYAQVAYDSGSGRQVYYTAPGGGVMHAPPYQGVTQALTGGGVSLGQDGKVISKVSQGSV, encoded by the coding sequence ATGGCTATGGAGAACAACTATTCATACCCATCTTACCCAGACTCAGGGGACTCTTCTCCGCGCTCAAGAGAGATCGACTTCGAGAACCCTCCTCCATGGGACGACCAACAACCGCCACCCAACTACAAGGCCAAGTTCATGTGCAGTTACGGCGGCAAGATCCAGCCTCGCACCCACGACAACCAGCTCTCCTACGTCGCCGGCGAGACCAAGATCCTCGCCGTCGACCTCAACATCAAGTTTAACGCCATGATCGCCAAGCTCTCCGCCCTCTGCGGCTGCGACCCCAAGGACCTCTCCTTCAAGTACCAGCTCCCTGGTGAGGATCTTGACGCTCTCATCTCCGTCACTAATGATGACGACCTTGACCACATGATGCACGAGTACGATCGACTCTACCGTGCTTCCGCTAGACCTGCCCGCATGCGATTATTCCTCTTCCAAGCCAACACTACTAACACTAACAGTAATAACAACCTTCCTCCCTCTTCTGATAACCGTCTTGACCCGGTCCAACCAGACCCGCTCAAACCGAATCCCAACGTGGATTATCTCTTTGGTCTTGAGAAGAATACTGCTGTTAATGTTGCTCCTCAGCAGCTTCAGCCACCTGCGCCGTCACCGCCGGCGGCTCCTGTCCCGGTGAAGTTCCATGATACGGTGCCGGAGCCTGTCCCGCCGCCGCCGGAGTACCAACAGAGAGTTGCCGTTAATACCTCCGATCGTGTCGTTGGATCGGATCCGAACTTGAGCCACCCGCTGGAAGTTCAGAGGCAGTTTCAGAGGATGCAAATTTCGGAAAGCGATCAAGCTGCTGCGTATCGGAGGAAGAGCGAGGAAGCTCTCGTCGGGAATTACGCCCCTACCGGCGGTGACTATTACGCTCAGAAAGCTCCTCCGGCGAGTGCGCCGTTACAACCTGGATATTGGCCTGATAAGCATGTTTCCAGCGAGGCCTATCATCAGGCGGCATCGTCCGCTGCCGGCGGTGGTGAGCCGCCGGTTTATGTGATTCCGGCGCATGGAGCGTTCTATCATCACGCGCCTGTAGTTCGTCCACAGACTCCTCCACCGACAACGCAGGGTTACTACGCGGTGCAGCGAATGGCTTCCGACGGTTACCGCGAAGCTCCGTTGTACGGCGGCGTGCCGCCACATAAGCCGCCGTTTTCTTCGGCTGCTCCGGCGAACATGGCACCACCACAGCCGCTTAAAGGTCCCGGTTATACGGAAGGATTCGGGGTGGTTAGGCCAGTTGGGATGCAGGATAATACCGGTGCGGCTTACGCACAGGTGGCGTACGATAGTGGAAGTGGAAGACAGGTTTACTATACTGCGCCGGGTGGTGGTGTCATGCACGCGCCGCCGTACCAAGGGGTTACTCAGGCGCTAACCGGTGGTGGGGTGTCGTTGGGTCAAGATGGTAAGGTCATAAGCAAGGTTTCTCAAGGTTCTGTGTGA